CAAGGACGTGGTCATCCTCCTGGACTCCATCACCCGCCTGGCGCGCGCCTACAACAAGGAGGTCGACAGCTCCGGCCGCACCATGACGGGCGGCGTGGACAGCCGCGCCCTGGAGCGCCCCAAGCGCATCTTCGGCGCCGCGCGCGCCACGGAAGAAGCGGGCTCGCTCACCATCATCGGCACGGCGCTCATCGACACCGGCAGCCGCATGGACGAGGTGATTTTCGAGGAGTTCAAGGGCACGGGTAACTCCGAAGTGACCCTGGACCGCCTGCTCGCGGAGAAGCGCGTCTTCCCGGCCATCAACATCGCCCAGTCCGGCACGCGCAAGGAGGAGAAGCTCTTCACCCTGCGCGAGTACGAGAAGGTGAAGAAGCTGCGGCAGATGCTCTTCGCCGTGAAGCCGGTGGAGGCCATGGAGGCGCTCGTCAAACGGCTCGGCCGGTACACCTACAACGACGAGTTCTTCGACGAGATGTAGGCCGCACCCGCCCGCGCGGGGGTGGTGTGGCGAGCCCTGGATTGCGTAAGGTGAGCGCATGATTCAGGGCTCGGGCCGCTGCCACTACCACCCGGACCGCGCGGGCCTGGGCGTCTGCGTGGAGTGCCGGCGCGTCATCTGCCGCGAGTGCACCACGCAGTTCGAGGGCATCAACCGCTGCGCCAGTTGCCTCGAGAAGCGCCGCCAGGCGCTGGAGGGGCCGCCGCCCCGGCGCGAGTGGAGCGTGGCGCACGTGGTGCTGGCGCTCCTGGGCGTCGTGCTCGTGTGGGGCGGCGTCCTGTTGGCGGCGCACGCGGTGGGCTGACGCGATGGCCGTCTCCGCATTGGAACTGCGCCCCCGGGGTCCGGTGGCCTTGATGGACGCGGCGCTGCGCCTGTGCGCGCGCGACGCGGGCGTGTGGGCGCTCACGCTGCCGGGTGGCGCGGCGGTGGTGGCCGCGCTGCTGCACCTCTTGGACGCCGTGGACCACGGCCGCTCCCCCACCCTGCCCGCGCTGTATGTGACGCTCGCGTGGTTCCTGCGGGGCGTGGGACAGGGCGCGGCGTGCCACTACGTGCAGGAGCTGCTGCTGGGCGCGAAGGCGGAGCCCTCCGTGCGCCAATCCCTGCGCGCGGCGCTGGAGAAGCTGCCCAGCCTGTTCATCGCCGTGGCGTACCTGGCGCTCTTCAACGTGCTGACGTTGACGTTCTCGCTGGGCATCGCGCTGTTCCTCCTCTCCGCGCAGGGCGTGGGCTACGCGGCGACGATGCAGGGCCGGGGCAGCCCGCTGAAGCTGTACGCGGTGGGCTCACGGCTCTTGGGTCCGTCTCGAGGCACGGCCACCGCGGTGCGCTGGTTGATGGGCGTGCAGGTGCTGGTGTTCCTCAACCTGCACGTGGGGCTCAACTTCCTCTTGTACCTCGGGCGGAAGCTGGTGGGCGTCGACCTGACGTTCGCGGAGCGGTTCGCGTCGTTGGACAACCCGCCGTGGCTCGTGTTCCTCGCCGCGACGACGTTCGCCCTCTTCGAGCCCCTGCGCGCGGCGACCGCCACGCTGCTGCTGGTGGACGGGCGCGTGCGGCAGGAGGGTCTGGACCTGCTGGCCGCCGTGCAGCAGCTCCCGGAGCGGAGCACGCAGCGCGGGGGGCTCGCGTCGAAGGGCGTGGCCGCGGCGTTGTTGCTGGCCACGGGCCTCCTCCTCGCGGCGCCCGCACCGGTGGAAGCCGCCGCGCCCGTGGAACGCCAGGCGCTGCGCGAGCGGCTGGAGAAGGTCGCGACGGAGTGCGAGCTGCCGGAGCAGGTGGAGGGCACGGCGCTCCGGGACTTCGATGCGCTGAACGCGCGGGAGACGGTCAAGCTCGAGCGCTTCGTGCGCCGCCTGGAGCAGCAGGCCTTCGACGACGAGGACTGCGAGACGGCGGCGGTGACGCTGGAGAATGGGCTCGCGCAGGTGACGGCCACGGCCGAGGCGCAGGCGCGCGCGGACGCCCGTGCGGCCACGGACCGGGCGCGGGCCATCCTCGCGCGGCCGGAGTTCCAGGAGCGCCCGGAGAAGGCCCCCGGCGAGCCAAAGGAGGAAGAGGTCCCGCCTCCGGAATCGAGCTGGTGGCGACGCTTCATCGACAAGCTGGGCGAATGGCTCCGGGACTTCTTCAAGCGCAACAACCCGCGGCCCCAGTCGCGGGAGACGGCACTTCCCGTGAGCGGCGGCGCGGCGGCGAATGTCCTCGTCGTGATGCTGGTCGCGCTGACGCTGGCGGTGCTGGGCGTGGTGCTCGTCAGCGTGCTGCGGCGCAAGCGCGGGGACTCCGGTCCGGCACTGGAGGTGAGCACCGTGGACGCCGCGGCGCTCGCGGGCAATCCGGACCACGCGCTGTCGCGTCCGCCGGAAGGCTGGGCGCACCTGGCCGACGCGCTGGCCGCGAAGGGCGAGTACCGCGAGGCGGTGCGCAACCTGTACCTCGCGCTCCTGTCACGCCTGCACCGCGACGGCGCCATCCACTACGACGAGACGCTGTCCAACTGGGACTACCTGCGCGCGTTCCGGGGCCGCCCTGAAGTGAAGGCCCCGTTCCGCGAGCTGACGCGCCGCTTCGACTTCGCGTGGTACGGCAACGTGCCCGTCAGCGCGGACGGCTACACCGAGTTCCGCGCCATCACCGCCCCGCTGCTCGCCGCGCCTCCCGCGCAGGAGGCCGCCGGTGCGTGACCGTTTCCCGCTGCTCGTGCTGGGGAGCCTGCTGCTCGCGGGCGTGCTCGGGACGTTCCTGGTGCGCGGCGCCCAGCGCGGCGGCTTCGCGGATCCGCTGTCCACCTTCCGCGCGGAGCCGGACGGCGCGCGCGTCCTGTACCTGCTCGCGCAGGAGAGCGGCCTGCCGGTGACGCGCAACATGGCGGACCTGCGCCTGCTCACCGGCAAGGAGGCGCTGGTGCTGCTCGCCGTGGAGGTCCAGGACTCGCACGAGGAGGATCCGGATCAGACGCGGCTCGCCTCGGATCCGGACGCGGGCGTGGACGACGAGGAGGCGCCGCACACGGGCTTCAACGCCCTGCGCGCGCAGCAACTGGACGACGAAGAGGTGGAGCGCGTGCTGTCGCATGTCCGCGCTGGCGCCTCGCTCGTGTACGTGCCCTGGGGCTCGCGGGAGAACGCGCTCCTGGATGCGCTGGGCGTGAAGCTGGACAAGGCGGACGTGACGCTGCCCATGCGCACGCTGGTGCCGCCGCTGCCCACGCCGTACACGCTGGGCGTGGAGCGCGTGGAGGCGAAGGTCCAGGCCTACCTCCGGCTGCCGGAGGGCGCCGTCACGGTGCTGGAAGATGAACGCATGGGCTTCCCGGTGGCGGCGGTGATTCAAGCGGGCCAGGGCCGGGTGCTGGTGGTGGGCGCCCCCGAGCTCGCGATGAACCCGGCGCTCGCGAGGGCGGACAACGCGCAGTTCTGGCTGAGCGCGCTGGAGGCCCTGGGCCCCGGCCCCTTCGCCTTCGACGAGTTCCACCACGGCTTCACCAACGAGCGCTCGCTCGTGGACTTCGCGCGCCGCTACGGCCTGCACTTCGCCGTCGCGCAGCTGCTCCTGGGCGTCGTGCTGTGGGCGGGCGCGCTGAAGCGCTTCGGCCGTCCGCTCCCTCCGCCGGAGTCCATGCGCGTGGGCGCCACGGACGCCCTCTTCGCCATGAGCCGCCTGTACCGCGAGGGCCGGCACCACGGCTTCGCGGCGGGGCTCATCTCGCGCGGCCTCACGCAGCAACTGGCGCCGCTCGCGGGCCTGCCTTCGCACGCCACCGCCGCCGCCGTCGCGGAAGGTCTGCGCACGCGCGGACGCCAGGACCTGGCGGACGGGCTGCTCGACGTAACCCGCAGGTCCGAGACCGTCCAGACGGACGCCGACATGCAGGCCCTCGCCACTTCCGCCGCGCACGTGCGCGAGCGCATCCACCCCGCCGGCACCGGCCGGCCCCGCCCCGGAACCCCATGAACGCGCCCTTCTCCCCTCCTCCCTTCCCGGACACCGGCAACGCCGTGCGGTCCGCGAACGCCATCCGCGAGGGCGTCCTCGCGGAGGTGCGCAAGGCCGTGGTCGGGCAGGACGAACCGCTGGAGCTGATGCTCTGCGGGCTCGTGGCCGGCGGACACATCCTCCTGGAGGGCGTGCCCGGCGTGGCCAAGACGCTGATGGCCAAGGCGCTGTCGCGCAGCGTGGGCGCGGACTTCAAGCGCATCCAGTTCACACCGGACCTGATGCCCGCGGACATCCTGGGCACCAGCGTCTTCGACCTGAAGTCCCAGGCCTTCGTGCTCGCGCGAGGCCCCATCTTCACGGACCTGCTGCTGGCGGACGAAATCAACCGCGCCCCGGCGAAGACGCAGTCCGCGCTGCTGGAGGCCATGCAGGAGCGCGCCGTGTCGCTGGAGGGCAAGAACCTCCAGCTGTCGCCCATGTTCACGGTGTTCGCCACGCAGAACCCCGTGGAGTCGGAGGGCACGTACCCGCTCCCCGAGGCGCAGCTGGACCGCTTCCTCCTGAAGATCGACGTGGGCTACCCCGCGCCGGAGGAGGAGGACGCCATCCTCGAGTCCGTGCACCGGGGCTTCGACGCGGGCGACCTGGCGCGCGCGGGCGTGAACGCGGCGGTGACGAAGGACGACCTGCTCCAGGCGCGCGTGGCGCTCAACACGGTGAACGTGGAGCCGCCGGTCCTCGGGTACATCCGCAAGCTGGTGGCCGCGACGCGAAGCTCGCCCAACATCCGTCTGGGCGCGGGGCCGCGCGCGGGCGTGCACCTGCTGCTCGCGTCGAAGGCGCTGGCGGCGCTCAGGGGCCGCGACTTCGTGACGCCGGACGACGTGCGCTTCCTGGTGGGCCCGGTGCTGCGGCACCGCCTGCTCCTGTCGCCGGACGCGGAGCTGGACGGGGCCACGGCCGCGGACGTGCTGCGCGAGGTGGTCCAGGGCGTCGAGGTCCCCCGGTGATTCCCTCCGAGCGCCTGTGGGGGCTGCTGGCCCTGCTCGCGCTGCCCATGGCGCTGGCGGGCTTCTTCCCGGGTCTGGGAGGCGCGGTGCTGGCGCTGGACGCGCTGGCCGTGGCGCTGGCCGCGTTCGACTTCCTCCAGGCCCGCCGCGTGCGCCTGGAGGTGGAGCGCCTGCTGCCGGAGCGCCTCAACGTGGGCGTGGCCAATCGCGTGGAGCTGCGACTGGTGCACCGGGGCGGAGGCACGGTGGAGGTGCGCGTGAAGGACGACGCGCCGCCGTCGTTCACAACGGAGCCCTCGGAGGCCACGCTGCGCCTCACGCCGGACAGCCAGACGCAGTGGGTGTACCGGGCCACGCCCGCGAAGCGCGGCAAGTTCAGCTTCGGCGCCGTGCACGTGCGAGTTCGCGGTCCGCTGGGGCTCGTCTCGCACGAGCGCACCTTCCCCGCCGAGCGCTCCGTGTCGGTGTACCCGGACCTGCGAGGAGCCCGCAGGCTGCTGTTGTCCGGCGCGGCGCTGGACCTGGTGAACCTGGGGCTGCGGCAGCTGCGGCGCGACGGCCAGGGCAGCGAGTTCGCGCGCCTGCGCGACTACGCCCAGGGCGACAGCGTGCGCGACGTGGACTGGAAGGCCACCGCGCGCCGGGGCAGGCCGGTGACGCGGGTGCTGGAGTCGGAGCGCTCGCAGGCGCTGATCATCTGCGTGGACGCGGGGCGCTCCATGGCGGCCCAGGTGGACGGCCTCACGAAGTTGGATCACGCGGTGAACGCGGCGCTGTTCCTCGCCTTCGTGGCCATCCGCAACGGGGACCGCGTGGGCCTGGCGCTCTTCGCGGACGGAGTGAAGGCCTACCTGCCGCCCGCGGCGGGCCGGGGCCAGTACCGCAAGCTGGTGGACACGCTCTACTCCGCGACGCCCAGCCTCACGTACGTGGACTACCTGGCGCTCTTCAAGGAGCTGAACGTGCGCCTCAACCGGCGCAGCCTGCTGTGCGTCTTCACGGACTTCCTCGACGAGGAGCAGGCCGGAACGCTGGTGGCCCCGCTGCACCGGCTGGCCCGCCGCCACGTCCCGCTGTGCCTGTCCGTGAAGGACACCGCGCTCCAGAAGCTGCTGCGCACGCCGCCCTCAGGTCCGGAGGAAGCCTTCCAGCACGCGGTGGCCTCGGAGCTGCTCACGGACCGCGAGGTGCTCAAGGCGCGCGTGAGCAGGGGCGGCGTGCAGATGCTCGACGTCGCGCCGGACGAACTGAGCCTCGCGGCGGTGAACCGGTACCTCGACATCAAAGCGCGCGGCGTCCTGTAGGAGCCCACCATGGCTTTCCAGACAGAGCACTTCACGGCGGTCCCCGTCGACGACAGCGACACGCACCTCCTGCAACCGCTCCTCGACCGCTGCGAGGACTACCACCAGATCGCCTACGGCCGTCCCGCGCTCCCGGACCAGGCCCGGAACATCCCCCGCGAGCGGCCCCCCAACCTCGCTCCCGGGCAGGGACACCTCTTCGCGCTTCGCGACGCGCAAGGCGGCCTCGCGGGGATGCTCGAAGCCCTGCGTGACTTTCCGGCGCGGGGTGAGTGGTACATCGGCCTGCTGCTCCTCGCGCCGGAGGCCCGGGGCCACGGCCGGGGCGAGGCCGTGCTGAACGCCTACGCGGACCACGCGCGCGCGAACGGCGGCCGGCTGCTGCGCGTGGCGGTGGTGGAGCACAACGAGGTCGGCCGCCGCTTCTGGACACGCGTGGGCTTCCAGCCGGAGCAATGGGTGGGCCCCATCGAGCAGGGCCTCCGGTGGAACCGGGTCCTGAAGATGACCAAGGCCCTCGGCTAGGCGCCCTCGCGCAGCCAGCCCACGAAGCGCGTGTCGGGCACGTCACCGCGCACGCGGTGCAGGCCCCGCTTGAACAGGGCATAGACGCGGAAGAAGCGCTCCAGGCCCGCGCGCTCCGAGGGCGTCATCGGGTGCGTTCCGCACACCACCTTCGGGTCACCCTTCCCCGCGTCGATGAAGCCCAGCACGGCCACCACCGGCACGCGCACGCGCTGCCCCTGCTGCAACCGAGGCCCCAGCACCACCGCGTCCAGCGGGTCCCCGTCATCCGACAGCAGGCCCGGGATGGAGCCGTAGTTGTATGGGCACGGCAGCGGCGACACGAAGTCCACCGAGCCATCCGCGCGCCGCTTCACCATGGAGAAGCGCGGGCACTCGATCAGCACCTCCGGCTCGCGCGGCAACGGAGGCACGGCCAGGTCCGGCCCGCTCATCCCGCCAGCTCCGCCGTGGCCCGCGCATCCCCGCGCCGGCCGCGCATCCAGTCCGAGAGCAGGTACGCGTAGACGCCCGTCCCCACCGTGAGCGCGAAGCCAATCTTGAAGCCTACCGACAGCTTCGGCGGATGGATCTGCGACACGGTGCCTTCGATGAAGCCCGCGAGCACGAACAGCACCAGCGTGCCGAACAGCAGCTTCACCGCCGTCACCGCCTCCTTGCGCAGCGCCTGCCCGCGAGACAACCCGCCCGGCGCCACCATGCCCCGCGCGATGACGAGCCCCGCCGCGCCCGCGATGCAGATGGCCGAAATCTCCGGGATGCCGTGCGGCAATATCCACGCCCAGAACCACCCGGCCATCCCCTTCGCCGCGTACACCTGCGCGAGCGCCCCCAGGAACAGGCCGTTGGTGAACAGCATCACCGCCGTGCCCAGCCCCAGCGTGATGCCCAGCGCGAACGCCAGGAACGCCACCTGGATGTTGTGCGTGAAGAGGAACGAGGAGAACTGGGCCTGCTCCTCCACCGTCATGCCCTTGCCCGCGGCCTCGTCCGCGGCGCGCTTCACGGGGTCCATGCTCAGGTGCTGCTCGGGCACCAGGTAGTGCGCGGCGTCCGGATCCACCACCATGCCCACGTAGCCGAAGCCCGCGCCCGCCAGGAACAACAGCACCGACGCCACGTACATGCGCCACTCGTGGTGCAGGAGCGCCGGGAAGCCGCGCGCCACGAACGCCCACACGTCCGCGAACCGGGGCCGGCTGCCCGGGTACGTCAGCGCGTACGCGCGGCCCACCAGGTCGTTGAGGTACGCGCTCACGTCCGCGGAGCCGCTGCGCGCGCGCACCCACAGCAGGTCGCTGGAGACGGCGCGGTACAGCTTCCCCAACGAGCGGGCCTCGTCCAGGCTCAGCTTGCGCAGCCCCTCGCCCTCGGACTTGTCCAGCAGCGACTCCAGTTGCTGCCAGCGCGGGCGCCGCGTCTCGATGAACTCCGCCATCTCCATGGGCCCACTCTAACCGAGCCCGGAAACGGCGAGGCGCCGGCCGCCCTCCCCGTCTCGAGGGAGGACTCCGGCGCCCCGGTGCTTCAGGACCGCGAAGCGCGCTACTTGATGAACTTCTCCAGCGGCTTCGCCTCGGTGGAGGCCTGGGCCTCCGTCCACTCGACGACCGGCGTCTGCCACGCCATGCCCGTCTCCGCCGGATCGGTGTCCAGCTTCTCGAAGTCGAAGCCGTCACCGCCGAAGTACAGGTACTCCACCGTGGCGACCGTGTACTCCTTCTTGGGGTCCAGCGCCTTGCCCTGGGCGTCCTTGAACTTGCCCTTGCCCGCCGCGGTGAAGCCGGCCACGAGCGCGTCCGGGTTCGCCAGTTGCTTGGCCAGGTCCTCGCCCTTGAGCTTCACGGTGAGCAGCGAGTTCTCGAACGGCATCGCCGAGTACACGCTGCCCAGCGTCACGTCGCCCTTGGCCAGCCCGTTGCGGATGCCGCCCTTGTTGAGGATGGCCCCGTCGGCGTTGAGCTGCGTGCGCACCGCGCCCGCCACCCACTTCGCCATCAGCGGCGAGTCCTGCGGGATGCCCGTCTTGGTGAAGCCGATCTTCCGGCCCAGCGCCTGGTCCACCTTCGTCTGCCACTCCGCGATGCGCTTCGCCGTCTCCGCGTCCGGCGTGCCGCCCGCAACCTGGACGACCTTCGTGTCCACGCCGGTCAGCTTCTGGCCCGCCGCCTTCGACGGGTCGAACTTCAGCTGCGCGCGCAGGTACGAATCAAAGCCACGGCCCAGCGACGCGTAGGTGGTGTCGCCTTCCGTCTTCACGCCCGGGGCGTCCGTGCCGCAGCGGCCACCGGCCACCAGCGACACCTTCCAGTCCGCGTGCTTCGCGAGCACCGGCTGCAGGTCCGTGGGGCACTGGTCCGCGACAATCACCACCACGTCCGCGCCCGCCTTGCGCGCCTCCGGAACGGCCGTGTTCAGCGCGTCCTCGTTGGGGGTGACCTCCAGGCCCTCCGCGCGGCCGGACATCGCCGTGCGCACCGTCTTCTGCGAGGTGAGGCCCACCACCGCAATCTTCAGGCCCCGCCGCTCGTACACCTGGAACGCGGGCATGGACAGGTCCTTGGCCAGCGTCGCGTCCGTCACCTTCAGGTTCGCCGCCAGGAAGGGGAACCCCCCGGCCGTGCGGTTCTTCAGGAAGGAATCCTTGGCGTACGACAGCTCGTGGTTGCCCAGAGCGGAGGCCGCATAGCCCATGTGCCCCATCACTTCGGCCGTCGGAGCCCCCAGGAAGAACGAGGAGATGGCCGGGCCCGTCCACAGGTCGCCCGTCGTCAGGGCGAGCGTGCCGGCATCCGGACAGGTCGCCTGGCCGTCCTTCAGCGGACCGGCACAGTGCTTTTCATCATTCACCCAGCGGCCCATCAGCTCCGCGGCGCCGCCCTTGCCCTCCACGGGCAGCAGCTGGCCACGGGCGCTGCCGGTGACGAGCACCGTCACTTCATTGGGCACGGCGGGCTTCGCGGGCTCGGCCGCGGGAGGCGGCGTGGCCGGGGCTGGCGGGGGAGTCTTCTCACAACCCGCGAGGGCTCCCAGGGCGAGGACCAGCGCGCCGGACGACAGCGTGAGCTGGCGGGTAGGA
The sequence above is drawn from the Corallococcus sp. NCRR genome and encodes:
- a CDS encoding DUF58 domain-containing protein; translation: MIPSERLWGLLALLALPMALAGFFPGLGGAVLALDALAVALAAFDFLQARRVRLEVERLLPERLNVGVANRVELRLVHRGGGTVEVRVKDDAPPSFTTEPSEATLRLTPDSQTQWVYRATPAKRGKFSFGAVHVRVRGPLGLVSHERTFPAERSVSVYPDLRGARRLLLSGAALDLVNLGLRQLRRDGQGSEFARLRDYAQGDSVRDVDWKATARRGRPVTRVLESERSQALIICVDAGRSMAAQVDGLTKLDHAVNAALFLAFVAIRNGDRVGLALFADGVKAYLPPAAGRGQYRKLVDTLYSATPSLTYVDYLALFKELNVRLNRRSLLCVFTDFLDEEQAGTLVAPLHRLARRHVPLCLSVKDTALQKLLRTPPSGPEEAFQHAVASELLTDREVLKARVSRGGVQMLDVAPDELSLAAVNRYLDIKARGVL
- a CDS encoding bifunctional metallophosphatase/5'-nucleotidase — translated: MGRWVNDEKHCAGPLKDGQATCPDAGTLALTTGDLWTGPAISSFFLGAPTAEVMGHMGYAASALGNHELSYAKDSFLKNRTAGGFPFLAANLKVTDATLAKDLSMPAFQVYERRGLKIAVVGLTSQKTVRTAMSGRAEGLEVTPNEDALNTAVPEARKAGADVVVIVADQCPTDLQPVLAKHADWKVSLVAGGRCGTDAPGVKTEGDTTYASLGRGFDSYLRAQLKFDPSKAAGQKLTGVDTKVVQVAGGTPDAETAKRIAEWQTKVDQALGRKIGFTKTGIPQDSPLMAKWVAGAVRTQLNADGAILNKGGIRNGLAKGDVTLGSVYSAMPFENSLLTVKLKGEDLAKQLANPDALVAGFTAAGKGKFKDAQGKALDPKKEYTVATVEYLYFGGDGFDFEKLDTDPAETGMAWQTPVVEWTEAQASTEAKPLEKFIK
- a CDS encoding stage II sporulation protein M codes for the protein MEMAEFIETRRPRWQQLESLLDKSEGEGLRKLSLDEARSLGKLYRAVSSDLLWVRARSGSADVSAYLNDLVGRAYALTYPGSRPRFADVWAFVARGFPALLHHEWRMYVASVLLFLAGAGFGYVGMVVDPDAAHYLVPEQHLSMDPVKRAADEAAGKGMTVEEQAQFSSFLFTHNIQVAFLAFALGITLGLGTAVMLFTNGLFLGALAQVYAAKGMAGWFWAWILPHGIPEISAICIAGAAGLVIARGMVAPGGLSRGQALRKEAVTAVKLLFGTLVLFVLAGFIEGTVSQIHPPKLSVGFKIGFALTVGTGVYAYLLSDWMRGRRGDARATAELAG
- a CDS encoding inorganic diphosphatase; translation: MSGPDLAVPPLPREPEVLIECPRFSMVKRRADGSVDFVSPLPCPYNYGSIPGLLSDDGDPLDAVVLGPRLQQGQRVRVPVVAVLGFIDAGKGDPKVVCGTHPMTPSERAGLERFFRVYALFKRGLHRVRGDVPDTRFVGWLREGA
- a CDS encoding GNAT family N-acetyltransferase, which encodes MAFQTEHFTAVPVDDSDTHLLQPLLDRCEDYHQIAYGRPALPDQARNIPRERPPNLAPGQGHLFALRDAQGGLAGMLEALRDFPARGEWYIGLLLLAPEARGHGRGEAVLNAYADHARANGGRLLRVAVVEHNEVGRRFWTRVGFQPEQWVGPIEQGLRWNRVLKMTKALG
- a CDS encoding DUF4350 domain-containing protein, with product MRDRFPLLVLGSLLLAGVLGTFLVRGAQRGGFADPLSTFRAEPDGARVLYLLAQESGLPVTRNMADLRLLTGKEALVLLAVEVQDSHEEDPDQTRLASDPDAGVDDEEAPHTGFNALRAQQLDDEEVERVLSHVRAGASLVYVPWGSRENALLDALGVKLDKADVTLPMRTLVPPLPTPYTLGVERVEAKVQAYLRLPEGAVTVLEDERMGFPVAAVIQAGQGRVLVVGAPELAMNPALARADNAQFWLSALEALGPGPFAFDEFHHGFTNERSLVDFARRYGLHFAVAQLLLGVVLWAGALKRFGRPLPPPESMRVGATDALFAMSRLYREGRHHGFAAGLISRGLTQQLAPLAGLPSHATAAAVAEGLRTRGRQDLADGLLDVTRRSETVQTDADMQALATSAAHVRERIHPAGTGRPRPGTP
- a CDS encoding DUF4129 domain-containing protein; this translates as MAVSALELRPRGPVALMDAALRLCARDAGVWALTLPGGAAVVAALLHLLDAVDHGRSPTLPALYVTLAWFLRGVGQGAACHYVQELLLGAKAEPSVRQSLRAALEKLPSLFIAVAYLALFNVLTLTFSLGIALFLLSAQGVGYAATMQGRGSPLKLYAVGSRLLGPSRGTATAVRWLMGVQVLVFLNLHVGLNFLLYLGRKLVGVDLTFAERFASLDNPPWLVFLAATTFALFEPLRAATATLLLVDGRVRQEGLDLLAAVQQLPERSTQRGGLASKGVAAALLLATGLLLAAPAPVEAAAPVERQALRERLEKVATECELPEQVEGTALRDFDALNARETVKLERFVRRLEQQAFDDEDCETAAVTLENGLAQVTATAEAQARADARAATDRARAILARPEFQERPEKAPGEPKEEEVPPPESSWWRRFIDKLGEWLRDFFKRNNPRPQSRETALPVSGGAAANVLVVMLVALTLAVLGVVLVSVLRRKRGDSGPALEVSTVDAAALAGNPDHALSRPPEGWAHLADALAAKGEYREAVRNLYLALLSRLHRDGAIHYDETLSNWDYLRAFRGRPEVKAPFRELTRRFDFAWYGNVPVSADGYTEFRAITAPLLAAPPAQEAAGA
- a CDS encoding AAA family ATPase, producing MNAPFSPPPFPDTGNAVRSANAIREGVLAEVRKAVVGQDEPLELMLCGLVAGGHILLEGVPGVAKTLMAKALSRSVGADFKRIQFTPDLMPADILGTSVFDLKSQAFVLARGPIFTDLLLADEINRAPAKTQSALLEAMQERAVSLEGKNLQLSPMFTVFATQNPVESEGTYPLPEAQLDRFLLKIDVGYPAPEEEDAILESVHRGFDAGDLARAGVNAAVTKDDLLQARVALNTVNVEPPVLGYIRKLVAATRSSPNIRLGAGPRAGVHLLLASKALAALRGRDFVTPDDVRFLVGPVLRHRLLLSPDAELDGATAADVLREVVQGVEVPR